In the Pseudomonas sp. ADAK2 genome, one interval contains:
- a CDS encoding M23 family metallopeptidase, translating to MPRFLAPLFLLCLTFNAHADSYITRQLNKPVPGGVAVVDLGTSAQAPKATYQGKPVLVVKEQSNWLAIVGVPLTVKPGTQQVSSGGRNLSFTVGNKKYPEQRITLKNTQQVNPNPENLKRIEGELAEQIQAYRSFSPVTPSNLLLDKPVNGPLSSKFGVRRFFNGEERNPHAGLDFAVPAGTPIKTPAAGKVILTGNYFFNGNTVFVDHGQGFISMFCHMSKIDVKVGQQLARGGVVGKVGSTGRATGPHMHWNVSLNDARVDPAIFIGAFQP from the coding sequence ATGCCGCGTTTCTTAGCTCCGCTGTTCCTGCTGTGCCTGACCTTCAACGCCCACGCCGACAGCTACATCACTCGCCAGCTGAACAAACCGGTGCCGGGCGGCGTGGCGGTCGTGGACCTGGGCACGTCCGCCCAGGCGCCGAAAGCCACGTATCAGGGCAAACCGGTGCTGGTGGTCAAGGAACAGAGCAATTGGCTGGCCATAGTCGGTGTGCCGTTGACGGTCAAACCGGGCACCCAGCAAGTGAGCAGTGGTGGCCGCAATCTGAGCTTCACCGTCGGCAACAAGAAATACCCGGAACAACGCATCACGCTGAAGAACACGCAACAGGTCAATCCAAACCCGGAGAACCTGAAGCGCATCGAAGGCGAACTGGCCGAGCAGATCCAGGCGTATCGCAGCTTCAGCCCCGTCACCCCGAGCAACCTGCTGCTGGACAAACCGGTCAACGGGCCGCTGTCGAGCAAGTTTGGCGTGCGTCGGTTCTTTAACGGTGAAGAGCGCAATCCACATGCCGGCCTGGACTTCGCAGTGCCAGCGGGCACGCCGATCAAGACCCCGGCGGCGGGCAAGGTGATTTTGACTGGTAACTACTTCTTTAACGGCAACACGGTGTTTGTCGACCATGGCCAAGGCTTTATCAGCATGTTCTGTCACATGTCGAAAATTGATGTGAAGGTCGGGCAGCAATTGGCCCGTGGTGGCGTGGTGGGCAAGGTCGGTTCGACGGGTCGGGCGACCGGGCCGCATATGCACTGGAACGTCAGCCTGAATGATGCGCGGGTGGATCCGGCGATTTTTATTGGGGCGTTTCAGCCTTAA
- a CDS encoding sulfite exporter TauE/SafE family protein: MNVLELLSQWPFGATDWLVIGLGIALAYIVFGIAGFGTALVAGPILILFMPLSKIVPLLVLLDFVAAFGNLLPSRRDVARPELLRLLPCMAVGCTLGVIFLLNLHSDLLLLLMGLFISTYAVYSLWVKTRSTQLSAGWAVPMGTVGGMFGALFGSGGFLYAIYLNSRLPKDAARATQSALISCSTVVRLSLFAVAGVYAELPLLVLAVCLLPAMALGLWIGRRLTMKLSREAFVRLVTWLVLASGIALIGRYLST; the protein is encoded by the coding sequence ATGAATGTGCTTGAGTTGTTGAGCCAATGGCCGTTCGGCGCAACGGATTGGCTGGTGATCGGGCTGGGCATTGCCCTGGCGTACATCGTGTTTGGCATCGCCGGTTTCGGTACCGCACTGGTGGCGGGGCCGATCCTGATCCTGTTTATGCCGTTGTCGAAAATCGTGCCGTTGCTGGTGCTGCTGGATTTCGTCGCGGCCTTCGGCAATCTGCTGCCCTCGCGACGGGATGTGGCCAGGCCCGAGCTGTTGCGATTGCTGCCGTGCATGGCGGTGGGCTGCACGCTGGGGGTGATCTTCCTGCTGAATCTCCATTCCGACCTGTTACTGCTATTGATGGGCCTGTTTATCAGCACCTATGCGGTTTATAGCCTGTGGGTCAAAACCCGGTCGACGCAATTGTCAGCGGGTTGGGCGGTGCCGATGGGCACGGTGGGCGGGATGTTTGGGGCGTTGTTTGGCAGCGGTGGCTTTTTATATGCGATCTATCTGAACAGTCGCTTGCCCAAGGACGCGGCCCGGGCGACCCAGAGTGCGCTGATCAGTTGCAGCACCGTGGTGCGTTTGAGTCTGTTTGCCGTCGCCGGGGTGTATGCCGAGCTACCCTTATTGGTATTGGCCGTGTGCTTGTTGCCGGCCATGGCGCTGGGGTTGTGGATCGGCCGACGATTGACGATGAAGCTGTCCCGGGAGGCGTTCGTGCGGCTGGTGACCTGGTTGGTGCTGGCCAGCGGGATTGCTTTGATCGGGCGGTATTTGAGTACTTGA
- a CDS encoding sugar ABC transporter ATPase has protein sequence MNSQSIIVPKISTLPVHEPRARAVVRWLVRKNIVKEELTTCGRTGNRMGYALADGARAVVLHPEALPFGEPVNGLEIITKRCIYTPAKGFLEEAGCAECRKEVGEALFESLEEWMPGRTDNFTCPECGHEDDINGFLFLQECGFSNLGFIFNNWAEAGFKQSFIDEFADWLDQPVSLVKVEL, from the coding sequence ATGAATTCCCAAAGCATCATCGTCCCGAAAATTTCCACACTGCCGGTACACGAACCCCGGGCCCGGGCGGTCGTGCGTTGGCTGGTGCGCAAGAATATCGTCAAGGAAGAGCTGACCACCTGCGGGCGTACCGGCAATCGCATGGGTTACGCGCTGGCGGATGGCGCCCGGGCCGTGGTCCTGCACCCTGAAGCGCTGCCGTTCGGCGAACCGGTCAATGGCCTGGAAATCATCACCAAACGCTGCATCTACACGCCGGCCAAGGGTTTCCTGGAAGAGGCGGGATGCGCCGAGTGCCGCAAGGAAGTCGGCGAAGCGCTGTTCGAAAGCCTGGAAGAGTGGATGCCGGGCCGCACCGACAACTTCACCTGCCCCGAGTGCGGGCATGAAGATGACATCAACGGGTTTCTGTTCCTGCAGGAATGCGGCTTTTCCAACCTCGGCTTCATCTTCAACAACTGGGCCGAGGCGGGGTTCAAGCAGAGCTTTATCGACGAATTTGCCGATTGGCTTGACCAGCCTGTCAGCCTGGTGAAAGTCGAGCTGTAA
- a CDS encoding LysR family transcriptional regulator, with protein MLSTRQLRYFVEIAECGSFSAAAERLFIAQSALSRQIKDMETRLQTPLFERTARQPRLTAAGEAFLPRARNLLNELTKASEMATQVGNGQLGILRLSHSSTVPMSGRLLRGISAYLDQHAGVSMDIVKLSSEAQLEELAEGRLDVGLLRLPVLRQREGVQIVPLYSERLLLAVPPNHRLAVDNSGQGIDLAQLKGEAFISIPHPQRGGLSYLSAELCMRQGFFPKAARVVSRKTTQLQLIQAGFGIALLPESMQDIAPADIHFLPLADPDCHSTVALACRQNPTALVQQFTQSL; from the coding sequence GTGCTTTCAACCCGCCAACTACGTTATTTCGTGGAAATCGCCGAGTGCGGCAGTTTCAGCGCTGCGGCCGAACGCCTGTTTATCGCGCAGTCCGCCCTGAGCCGGCAAATCAAGGACATGGAAACCCGTCTGCAAACGCCGCTATTCGAACGCACCGCGCGCCAACCTCGCCTGACAGCCGCGGGCGAAGCGTTTTTGCCCCGCGCCAGAAACCTGTTGAATGAGCTGACCAAGGCCAGCGAGATGGCGACCCAGGTCGGCAACGGCCAGCTCGGTATTTTGCGCCTGAGCCATTCCAGCACCGTGCCGATGAGCGGTCGGCTGCTACGCGGCATCAGTGCTTATCTGGATCAACACGCTGGTGTGTCCATGGACATCGTCAAACTGTCGTCCGAAGCGCAACTCGAAGAGCTGGCCGAAGGTCGCCTGGATGTTGGTTTGCTGCGCTTGCCGGTGCTGCGCCAGCGTGAAGGGGTGCAGATTGTGCCTTTATATAGCGAGCGTTTACTGCTCGCCGTGCCACCCAATCATCGGCTGGCTGTGGATAACTCGGGACAAGGCATCGATCTGGCGCAGTTGAAGGGTGAAGCATTTATCTCGATTCCTCATCCGCAACGCGGCGGCCTGAGCTATCTGTCCGCCGAGTTGTGCATGCGCCAGGGCTTTTTTCCCAAGGCCGCGCGCGTGGTGTCGCGCAAAACCACGCAACTGCAATTGATCCAGGCCGGGTTCGGCATTGCCTTGTTGCCGGAGTCGATGCAGGACATCGCCCCGGCCGATATCCACTTCCTGCCGCTGGCCGACCCGGATTGCCACAGCACCGTCGCCCTCGCCTGCCGGCAAAATCCCACCGCATTGGTCCAACAATTCACCCAATCCCTGTAG
- the xseA gene encoding exodeoxyribonuclease VII large subunit translates to MIKDPFARLGLDREVLTVSQLNGRARVLLEDVFSNIWVEGEISNLARPASGHVYFTLKDSGAQVRCALFRQNAAKVRQALKDGLAVKVRGKVSLFEGRGDYQLILDTVEPAGDGALRLAFDALKEKLSAEGLFSAERKVPLPAHPQRIGIISSPTGAVIRDIISVFRRRAPQVQLTLIPTAVQGREATAQIVRALKLADARGFDALILARGGGSLEDLWCFNEEAVARAVDACVTPIVSAVGHETDVSISDFVADVRAPTPSAAAELLAPDSSDLVRRVESLHRRLVMRIRDRLMRDRLRLEGMSRRLRHPGERLRQQAQRLDDLDMRLRRAFERNLNTRRERLIRLETRLAGQHPGRQLAMLRQRLDSLAERLPRSMREGLKARRLQLQSQMQTLHVVSPLATLGRGYSILLDERGNAIRNAAQTHPGQRLNARLGEGELQVRVEDNHLTPVTLSLLD, encoded by the coding sequence ATGATTAAAGATCCCTTTGCAAGACTCGGCCTGGACCGTGAAGTCCTGACTGTCAGCCAGCTCAACGGCCGCGCGCGGGTGTTGCTGGAAGACGTGTTCAGCAATATCTGGGTCGAAGGCGAAATCTCCAACCTCGCCCGCCCGGCGTCCGGCCATGTGTATTTCACCCTCAAGGACAGCGGCGCCCAGGTGCGTTGCGCGTTGTTTCGGCAGAACGCGGCCAAGGTTCGCCAAGCGTTGAAGGATGGCCTGGCGGTCAAGGTGCGGGGCAAGGTCTCGCTGTTTGAGGGTCGTGGCGACTATCAGTTGATCCTCGACACCGTAGAGCCGGCCGGTGACGGCGCCCTGCGCCTGGCCTTCGATGCGTTGAAGGAAAAGCTCAGCGCCGAAGGCTTGTTCAGTGCCGAGCGCAAAGTACCGCTGCCGGCCCATCCGCAACGCATCGGCATCATCAGCTCGCCGACCGGCGCAGTGATCCGCGACATCATCAGCGTGTTCCGCCGTCGGGCGCCGCAGGTGCAATTGACGCTGATCCCGACCGCCGTACAAGGTCGCGAAGCCACCGCACAGATTGTCCGTGCACTGAAACTGGCCGACGCCCGCGGCTTCGACGCATTGATCCTGGCCCGTGGTGGCGGTTCGCTGGAAGACCTCTGGTGTTTCAACGAAGAAGCCGTGGCCCGCGCCGTGGATGCCTGCGTGACGCCGATTGTCAGCGCCGTCGGCCATGAAACCGACGTGTCGATCAGCGACTTCGTGGCCGACGTTCGCGCGCCGACACCCTCTGCCGCCGCCGAACTGCTGGCGCCTGACTCCAGCGATTTGGTGCGCCGGGTCGAAAGCCTGCATCGACGCCTGGTGATGCGCATTCGTGACCGCTTGATGCGCGATCGCCTGCGCCTGGAAGGCATGTCCCGCCGTTTGCGTCATCCCGGTGAACGCCTGCGTCAGCAAGCGCAACGTCTGGACGATCTGGACATGCGCCTGCGTCGCGCGTTTGAACGCAACCTCAATACCCGTCGCGAACGCCTGATCCGCCTGGAAACCCGCCTCGCCGGGCAACATCCGGGACGGCAACTGGCAATGCTGCGCCAACGCCTCGACAGCCTCGCCGAACGCCTGCCCCGCTCGATGCGCGAAGGCCTCAAGGCCCGGCGCCTGCAACTGCAAAGTCAGATGCAGACGCTGCATGTGGTCAGCCCGCTGGCGACCCTTGGCCGTGGCTACAGCATTTTGCTGGACGAGCGCGGCAACGCGATTCGCAATGCCGCCCAGACCCACCCCGGCCAGCGCCTGAACGCCCGGCTCGGCGAAGGCGAGTTGCAAGTGCGTGTCGAAGACAATCACCTGACGCCTGTCACCCTTTCTTTACTGGATTGA